The proteins below are encoded in one region of Clostridia bacterium:
- a CDS encoding Veg family protein, with protein MARVGEGDPVASKNVLAEIKEDLDSFVGKKIRLRANRGRKRILERTGVLEKTYPHIFVIKIEEQKNPVQRISFSYSDVLTESVELTVNRDGREYRIGSLANRS; from the coding sequence ATGGCACGAGTAGGAGAGGGTGATCCGGTGGCAAGCAAGAATGTACTAGCCGAAATCAAGGAAGATCTTGATAGCTTTGTCGGTAAGAAGATTCGGCTGCGCGCCAACCGCGGGCGCAAGAGAATATTAGAGCGAACCGGGGTCCTCGAGAAAACCTATCCCCATATTTTTGTAATCAAGATCGAAGAGCAGAAAAACCCGGTTCAACGGATTTCTTTTAGTTATAGCGACGTTCTGACTGAGTCCGTAGAACTTACAGTCAACCGGGATGGCCGCGAATACAGAATTGGTAGCTTAGCTAATCGTTCTTAA